From the Billgrantia sulfidoxydans genome, one window contains:
- a CDS encoding ProQ/FINO family protein, with translation MVEERSLQLFSALEARAVDALDELRDCRAKLQALEARLADAEAARRELEASRLELMEENRELDEQNRELEEDNARLRERLRKGEPAPVFPGATRRAQGLAALMGQRPRDDSEPGHGVREASDGAGAEPAPAAASQGAATPGADVTPRRQAPGPAGAEASPRLEAGHGQVDGSERDVSSPHDERQGRLAIEQAPSADALLKQWYQRYPRTFFKGHTRPLKVGIHHDLSAREPWPEKLVRRALAGYVNLPRYLKAVREEAERIDLDGEPAGSVDAQAAEHAKRKLERLQSERRERGRTEGRPPAQRQGRPRARRRRPSAAQGRAWPDAAQRQARPGRQPGAGRCTRHPGRPRRAHGGQALGAAGQAQRPGERALSRRNLAFKPALASP, from the coding sequence TTGGTCGAAGAGCGTTCACTACAACTGTTCAGCGCCCTCGAGGCTCGTGCCGTCGATGCGCTCGACGAACTGCGCGACTGTCGCGCGAAGCTGCAGGCGCTGGAGGCCCGGCTCGCCGATGCCGAGGCGGCACGACGGGAGCTGGAGGCGTCCCGGCTCGAGCTGATGGAGGAAAACCGCGAGCTCGACGAACAGAATCGCGAGCTCGAGGAGGACAATGCTCGCCTGCGCGAACGCCTGCGCAAGGGCGAGCCGGCGCCGGTCTTTCCCGGCGCGACGCGACGCGCCCAGGGGCTCGCCGCGCTGATGGGCCAGCGCCCGCGTGACGATTCAGAGCCCGGGCACGGCGTGCGCGAGGCGAGCGACGGCGCAGGGGCGGAGCCGGCGCCAGCCGCAGCGTCGCAGGGCGCAGCGACTCCCGGCGCGGACGTGACACCCCGGCGGCAGGCGCCTGGCCCGGCCGGTGCCGAGGCTTCACCTCGGCTCGAGGCGGGGCACGGGCAAGTCGACGGCAGCGAGAGAGACGTTTCGTCCCCCCATGACGAACGCCAGGGGCGGCTCGCCATCGAGCAGGCGCCTTCCGCCGATGCGCTGCTGAAACAGTGGTACCAGCGCTACCCCAGGACCTTCTTCAAGGGCCACACCCGGCCGCTCAAGGTAGGCATCCATCACGACCTCTCCGCCCGCGAACCCTGGCCCGAGAAGCTGGTGCGCCGGGCCCTGGCGGGCTACGTCAACCTGCCGCGCTACCTCAAGGCCGTGCGTGAAGAGGCCGAGCGCATCGACCTCGACGGCGAGCCCGCCGGCAGCGTCGACGCCCAGGCCGCCGAGCACGCCAAGCGCAAGCTGGAGCGCCTGCAGAGCGAACGCCGCGAGCGCGGCCGCACCGAGGGCCGCCCCCCGGCGCAGCGGCAAGGGCGCCCGCGGGCGCGACGCCGCCGACCATCAGCCGCGCAAGGCCGGGCGTGGCCCGACGCAGCGCAGCGCCAAGCCCGCCCCGGCAGACAGCCAGGCGCCGGGCGATGCACCCGCCACCCCGGCCGACCCCGCCGCGCGCATGGAGGCCAAGCTCTCGGCGCTGCTGGCCAAGCACAACGGCCAGGCGAAAGGGCATTGAGTCGACGAAACCTAGCGTTTAAGCCGGCTCTTGCCTCTCCTTAA
- a CDS encoding dihydrofolate reductase, which translates to MTDETLVPVAMIAAVSRNGVIGIDNKLPWHLPDDLKFFKRMTQAKPLIMGRKTFASIGRPLPGRLNIVVTRDESFRHDGVRVCHDLESALFLADQQATIDGVDEIMVMGGGEIYAQALPHASRIYLTEVEVEVAGDARFPTLDEREWEEVQRVAGSPNPGQPAYSFVEYRRRVE; encoded by the coding sequence ATGACGGACGAGACCCTGGTGCCGGTGGCGATGATCGCCGCCGTGTCGCGCAACGGCGTGATCGGCATTGACAACAAGCTGCCCTGGCACCTGCCCGACGACCTCAAGTTCTTCAAGCGCATGACCCAGGCCAAGCCGCTGATCATGGGGCGCAAGACCTTCGCCTCCATCGGCCGGCCGCTGCCGGGACGGCTCAACATCGTGGTGACCCGCGACGAGAGCTTCCGGCACGACGGCGTACGGGTCTGCCACGACCTCGAGTCGGCGCTATTCCTGGCCGACCAGCAGGCCACCATCGACGGCGTCGACGAGATCATGGTGATGGGCGGTGGCGAGATCTACGCCCAGGCGCTGCCTCATGCCAGCCGCATCTACCTGACCGAGGTGGAGGTCGAGGTGGCGGGCGACGCCCGCTTTCCCACCCTGGACGAGCGCGAGTGGGAAGAGGTGCAGCGGGTGGCGGGCTCGCCCAACCCGGGGCAGCCGGCATACAGCTTCGTCGAGTATCGGCGTCGGGTCGAATGA
- a CDS encoding thymidylate synthase has translation MSDDNAQTALASSPREAPPLEQPYLDLMRQVLERGVDSADRTGVGTRSLFGHQMRFDLSRGFPLVTTKKLHLRSIIHELLWFLRGDTNVAYLKANGVSIWDEWADENGDLGPVYGYQWRSWPDPRGGHVDQIARLLEQIRTQPRSRRLIVSAWNPALVDEMALPPCHCLFQFYVAEGRLSCQLYQRSADIFLGVPFNIASYALLTAMIAQVSGLEPGDFVHTLGDAHLYLNHLEQAELQLSRTPRPAPRLVLAPDVDSLFDFRFEHIAIEGYDPHPHIKAEVAV, from the coding sequence ATGTCTGACGACAACGCCCAGACCGCGCTCGCCAGCTCTCCTCGTGAAGCGCCCCCTCTCGAGCAACCCTACCTGGACCTGATGCGCCAGGTGCTCGAGCGGGGCGTGGACAGCGCCGACCGCACCGGGGTCGGTACGCGTTCGCTGTTCGGCCATCAAATGCGCTTCGACCTCTCCCGCGGCTTCCCGCTGGTGACCACCAAGAAGCTGCACCTGCGCTCGATCATCCACGAGCTGCTGTGGTTCCTGCGCGGCGACACCAACGTCGCCTATCTCAAGGCCAACGGCGTCAGCATCTGGGACGAGTGGGCCGACGAGAACGGTGACCTGGGGCCGGTCTATGGCTACCAGTGGCGCAGCTGGCCCGACCCCCGCGGCGGCCACGTCGACCAGATCGCCAGGTTGCTGGAGCAGATCCGCACCCAGCCGCGCTCGCGGCGGCTGATCGTCTCCGCCTGGAATCCGGCGCTGGTCGACGAGATGGCGCTGCCACCGTGCCACTGCCTGTTCCAGTTCTACGTGGCCGAGGGGCGGCTCTCCTGCCAGCTCTACCAGCGCAGTGCCGACATCTTCCTCGGCGTGCCGTTCAACATCGCCAGCTATGCGTTGCTGACCGCGATGATCGCCCAGGTCTCGGGGCTCGAGCCGGGCGACTTCGTGCACACCCTGGGCGACGCGCACCTCTACCTCAACCACCTGGAGCAGGCCGAGCTGCAGCTGTCGCGCACGCCGCGCCCGGCGCCGAGGCTGGTGCTCGCCCCCGATGTCGACTCGCTGTTCGACTTCCGCTTCGAGCACATCGCCATAGAAGGCTACGATCCCCATCCCCACATCAAGGCCGAGGTAGCGGTATGA
- the lgt gene encoding prolipoprotein diacylglyceryl transferase, producing MNYPDIDPVAISLGPIQIHWYGLMYVIGFVGAWWLGRQRAERFGLTRDDVGDLLFYAALGVVVGGRLGYALFYGLGQWAADPLWVLRVWDGGMSFHGGLIGVLLAALWFARKKGMAFFTLTDFFAPMVPIGLGAGRIGNFINRELPGRVTELPWGMPFPGMGPAPRHPTSLYEALLEGVALFAILWWVSARPRRRGLVSGLFLLLYGAFRFSVEFFRLPDAHIGYLAFDWFTMGMLLTLPMIAFGLVLIAWSRRQPTVGAAVTK from the coding sequence ATGAACTATCCCGATATCGACCCGGTGGCCATCTCCCTCGGCCCCATCCAGATTCACTGGTATGGCTTGATGTACGTCATCGGCTTCGTGGGCGCCTGGTGGCTCGGCCGGCAGCGGGCCGAACGCTTCGGACTGACCCGGGACGACGTCGGCGACCTGCTGTTCTATGCCGCCCTCGGCGTGGTGGTGGGCGGCCGCCTGGGCTATGCGCTGTTCTACGGCCTGGGCCAGTGGGCCGCCGATCCGCTGTGGGTGCTGCGCGTGTGGGACGGCGGCATGAGCTTCCACGGCGGGCTGATCGGGGTGCTGCTGGCGGCACTGTGGTTCGCGCGCAAGAAGGGCATGGCCTTTTTCACCCTGACCGACTTCTTCGCGCCCATGGTACCGATCGGCCTGGGCGCCGGGCGCATCGGCAACTTCATCAATCGCGAGCTGCCGGGGCGGGTCACCGAGCTGCCCTGGGGCATGCCGTTCCCCGGCATGGGGCCCGCACCGCGCCATCCCACCTCGCTCTACGAGGCCCTGCTCGAAGGCGTGGCGCTGTTCGCCATCCTGTGGTGGGTTTCGGCCAGACCGCGCCGCCGTGGGCTGGTGTCCGGCCTGTTCCTGCTGCTCTACGGCGCCTTCCGCTTCAGCGTGGAGTTCTTCCGCCTGCCGGATGCCCACATCGGCTACCTCGCCTTCGACTGGTTCACCATGGGCATGCTGTTGACGCTGCCGATGATCGCCTTCGGCCTCGTGCTGATCGCCTGGTCGCGGCGTCAGCCGACGGTGGGGGCGGCCGTCACGAAGTGA
- a CDS encoding sulfite exporter TauE/SafE family protein: MSVLLTLLGYLALGAAAGTMAGLFGVGGGLIIVPALVFAFGLQGVAPDIAMHLAIGTSLATILVTGASSAWAHHQRGSIRRAWFLALLPGLVLGAIAGVFVAGALSGGRLGTLFGVFVVLVALRMALGVGPRAGRAAPGRLAMGLAGVVIGGVSALFGIGGGTLSVPWLSRCGASMTQAVGTSAACGLPIALFGALTFIVVGWHHPSLPVGATGFVMWPAFFGIVLASVPCARLGVRLAHVLPARVLRLAFAALLLIVGLRFLF, encoded by the coding sequence ATGAGCGTCCTCCTCACATTGCTGGGTTACCTGGCGCTGGGCGCGGCGGCCGGCACCATGGCGGGGCTGTTCGGTGTCGGCGGCGGCTTGATCATCGTGCCGGCACTGGTCTTTGCCTTCGGCCTGCAAGGCGTGGCGCCCGATATCGCCATGCACCTGGCGATCGGCACCTCGCTGGCCACCATCCTGGTGACCGGTGCCTCGTCCGCCTGGGCGCACCACCAGCGCGGCAGCATTCGCCGCGCCTGGTTCCTCGCCCTGCTGCCTGGACTGGTGCTGGGGGCCATCGCCGGCGTGTTCGTGGCCGGCGCGCTGTCGGGCGGGCGGCTGGGTACCCTGTTCGGGGTGTTTGTGGTACTGGTGGCGCTGAGGATGGCGCTGGGCGTGGGTCCCAGGGCGGGGCGCGCGGCGCCGGGGCGACTGGCCATGGGCCTCGCCGGCGTGGTCATCGGTGGCGTATCGGCGCTGTTCGGCATCGGCGGGGGAACCCTCAGCGTGCCCTGGCTCTCCCGCTGCGGGGCCAGCATGACCCAAGCGGTGGGCACCTCGGCCGCCTGCGGCCTGCCCATCGCCCTGTTCGGCGCCCTGACTTTCATCGTGGTGGGCTGGCATCATCCTTCGCTGCCGGTGGGGGCCACCGGCTTCGTGATGTGGCCTGCCTTTTTCGGCATCGTGCTGGCCAGCGTGCCTTGCGCCAGGCTGGGTGTGCGCCTGGCCCATGTGCTTCCGGCCCGCGTGCTGCGGCTCGCCTTTGCGGCGCTGCTGCTGATCGTGGGGCTCCGTTTCCTGTTCTGA
- a CDS encoding response regulator, translated as MPVGTRKDRFWSHLIWPLLWPLLLAQAALVLLCLLVGVVLWVATPDPTSWAESAWLLLALLAGTTLTVSAFLLQLRHSLRDYEGQIEGRLGRIERLLQETEQSLPRWLGVTRSPPDHEDLVIERLEKLHDGMLELQSRLELVPKLDELLMASQRPALLLYHGRIVGANLAMEQLLGESQETLAGQDPATRLIAAESSGSRPGEVQVMDGEGRWRSFQVEWWDAPPYQLSFFERAGTHDLGGLLAARERAREDSRLKSRYLTLLQRELEPLLSELAREMKGDDDSRSDPYRHAHLSERIADILLLISSLAGEQGATALRDMRLPSGQAAPLRVLVVDDGPVNRMLASQVMERQGLRVDCVASGLEALEQQHRQAYDLVLMDIFMPGMDGVEAARRWREQEAQQPDAGRSVLVALTANATESDRRRFDEAGMDDYLAKPYGPRELIELLQRWRPDAFEESPVT; from the coding sequence ATGCCTGTCGGAACTCGCAAGGACCGCTTCTGGTCGCACCTGATCTGGCCGCTGCTGTGGCCGCTGCTGCTGGCCCAGGCGGCCCTGGTGCTGCTCTGCCTGCTGGTGGGGGTGGTGCTGTGGGTGGCCACGCCCGACCCGACGTCCTGGGCCGAGTCCGCCTGGCTGCTGCTCGCCCTGCTGGCAGGCACCACCTTGACCGTCTCGGCTTTCCTGCTGCAGTTGCGTCACAGCCTGCGTGACTACGAGGGCCAGATCGAGGGGCGGCTCGGCCGCATCGAGAGGCTGCTGCAGGAGACCGAGCAGAGCCTGCCGCGCTGGCTTGGGGTGACCCGGTCGCCACCCGACCACGAGGACCTAGTCATCGAGCGGTTGGAGAAGCTCCACGACGGCATGCTCGAACTGCAGTCCCGGCTCGAGCTGGTGCCGAAACTGGACGAGCTGCTCATGGCCAGCCAGCGCCCGGCTCTGCTGCTCTATCACGGGCGGATCGTGGGCGCCAACCTGGCCATGGAACAGCTGCTGGGAGAGAGCCAGGAGACCCTGGCAGGGCAGGACCCGGCGACTCGTCTGATCGCCGCCGAGTCGAGCGGGAGCCGTCCGGGCGAGGTGCAGGTGATGGATGGCGAAGGCCGCTGGCGTTCCTTCCAGGTGGAGTGGTGGGATGCCCCCCCCTACCAGCTGTCGTTCTTCGAGCGTGCCGGCACGCACGACCTCGGCGGGCTGCTGGCCGCCCGCGAGCGTGCCCGCGAGGACTCGCGGCTCAAGTCGCGCTACCTGACCCTGCTGCAGCGTGAACTGGAGCCGCTGCTCTCCGAGCTGGCCCGGGAGATGAAGGGCGACGACGACAGCCGCAGCGATCCCTACCGGCATGCTCACTTGAGCGAGCGTATCGCCGATATTCTGCTGTTGATCAGCAGCCTGGCGGGGGAGCAGGGCGCAACGGCGCTGCGCGACATGCGGCTTCCGTCCGGGCAGGCTGCCCCGCTGCGCGTGCTGGTGGTCGATGATGGCCCGGTCAATCGCATGCTGGCGAGCCAGGTCATGGAGCGGCAGGGGTTGCGCGTCGACTGTGTCGCCAGCGGCCTGGAGGCGCTCGAACAGCAGCATCGCCAGGCCTACGACCTGGTGTTGATGGACATCTTCATGCCCGGCATGGACGGCGTGGAGGCCGCCCGGCGCTGGCGCGAGCAGGAGGCGCAGCAGCCCGATGCCGGGCGCAGCGTGCTGGTGGCCTTGACGGCCAACGCCACCGAGAGCGACCGCCGGCGCTTCGACGAGGCCGGCATGGACGATTACCTGGCCAAGCCCTACGGGCCTCGGGAGCTGATCGAGCTTCTGCAGCGCTGGCGACCCGACGCGTTCGAGGAATCCCCAGTGACATGA
- a CDS encoding NRDE family protein: MCLIAFDFRPEAPVPLRLIANRDEFHQRPTAALGAWQDAPDIVGGRDLEAGGSWLAVHRRGRVAAVTNVRDPELRVAANAPSRGRLVREALECADLPGWLARLAEGDGWRYAGFNLLAGDGHRLWHLHRSRERLMLAEVTPGVHGLSNASLDTPWPKLIAARQGLATALRRRWPEDALSALSDSCPADDHHLPDTGVGLELERRLSPAFIVGEQYGTRATTWLEWSDEAGVIVLEEHRYGPAGTPLGVTRERISLQREHLRASACHDSRGPSA, translated from the coding sequence ATGTGCCTCATCGCCTTCGACTTCCGGCCGGAAGCGCCCGTGCCGCTGCGGCTGATCGCCAACCGTGACGAATTCCACCAGCGCCCGACGGCTGCGCTGGGAGCCTGGCAGGACGCGCCCGACATCGTCGGCGGTCGCGACCTCGAGGCCGGCGGCAGCTGGCTGGCGGTGCATCGCCGTGGTCGCGTGGCCGCGGTCACCAACGTGCGCGACCCGGAGCTTCGGGTGGCGGCAAACGCCCCGAGCCGGGGCCGATTGGTGCGCGAGGCGCTGGAGTGCGCCGACCTGCCCGGGTGGCTGGCCAGGCTGGCCGAAGGCGATGGCTGGCGCTATGCCGGCTTCAACCTGCTGGCCGGCGATGGCCACCGGCTCTGGCACCTTCACCGCAGCCGCGAGCGGCTGATGCTGGCGGAGGTGACGCCCGGCGTCCATGGCCTCTCGAATGCCAGCCTCGACACCCCCTGGCCCAAGCTGATCGCGGCCCGGCAGGGGCTGGCGACGGCGCTGCGACGGCGCTGGCCGGAGGATGCCCTGAGCGCGCTGTCCGACAGCTGCCCGGCCGACGACCATCACCTGCCCGACACCGGCGTAGGCCTGGAGCTGGAGCGCCGGCTGTCGCCGGCCTTCATCGTCGGCGAACAGTACGGCACCCGCGCCACGACCTGGCTGGAGTGGAGCGACGAGGCGGGCGTCATCGTCCTGGAAGAGCACCGCTACGGTCCCGCAGGCACTCCGTTGGGCGTGACGCGGGAGAGAATTTCGCTACAGCGCGAGCACTTGCGTGCCTCGGCCTGCCATGACAGCCGGGGGCCGTCGGCGTAA
- the ptsP gene encoding phosphoenolpyruvate--protein phosphotransferase, translating to MLEVLRRVIQEVNSARNLDAALATMVRRIRKAMHTDVCSFYLFDKETQELVLMETIGLHSQAVGHVSLRVGEGLVGLVAEREEPLNLEDAPSHPRFRYFEATGEERYSSFLGVPIIHQRRMLGVLVVQQGEKRRYDEEDEAFLITMGAQLAGVLAHALATGSLSRPALPGGQALFTGVAASPGMAIGEVVVVAPLADLDSVPDLIPTDVEYEIVRLKEAIERVREEIRAAGERLANRISAQELALFEVYQQMLSEAALSQEVEKRIREGQWAPGALADVVRRHVQYLERVDDDYLRERAADVRDLGRRVLAHLQEETPQVPDTFPESTILVGDEISVATLGEVPRERLAGLVSVRGSSTSHVAIVARAMGVPTVLGMVDLPLPRLSGAEVVLDGHRGRLFVRPSDELKTRYESLIAEEAALVEVLEHEQDLPSETPDGHVMPLMVNTGLAIDTTVSLRKRISGVGLYRTEVPFMIAERFPSEQEQARLYRDQLESFAPLPVVMRTLDIGGDKDLPYFPIDEANPFLGWRGIRVTLDHPEVLMVQLRAMLRAAQGLDNMQILLPMVTNVDEVDDALRLLDRAIRELAEEGIVSPRPKVGVMLEVPATLYQLDALAERADFFSVGSNDLTQYLLAVDRNNPRVASLYDACHPAVLSAMARLAEESARLKKPISVCGELAGDPAGALLLMGMGFDSLSMNAPSLPRVRAAIRRVSLDAAKVLVSEILALNTPAAVRSHLFTRLSEWQLAHLLPPRD from the coding sequence GCCTGCGAGTGGGGGAGGGGCTGGTCGGCCTGGTGGCCGAGCGCGAGGAGCCGCTCAACCTCGAGGATGCCCCCTCGCACCCGCGCTTCCGCTACTTCGAGGCCACCGGCGAGGAGCGCTACTCCAGTTTTCTCGGCGTGCCGATCATCCACCAGCGCCGCATGCTCGGCGTACTGGTCGTGCAGCAGGGGGAGAAGCGGCGCTACGACGAGGAGGACGAGGCCTTCCTCATCACCATGGGCGCGCAGCTCGCCGGCGTGCTGGCGCATGCCCTGGCCACCGGCAGCCTCAGCCGGCCCGCCCTGCCGGGCGGCCAGGCGCTGTTTACCGGGGTCGCCGCGTCGCCCGGCATGGCCATCGGCGAAGTGGTGGTGGTGGCGCCGCTGGCCGACCTGGATAGCGTACCCGACCTGATTCCGACCGACGTCGAATACGAGATCGTGCGCCTCAAGGAGGCCATCGAGCGCGTGCGCGAGGAGATTCGTGCGGCGGGCGAGCGCCTGGCCAACCGCATCTCGGCCCAGGAGCTGGCGCTGTTCGAGGTCTACCAGCAGATGCTCAGCGAGGCGGCGCTCTCCCAGGAGGTGGAGAAGCGCATTCGCGAGGGCCAGTGGGCGCCGGGGGCCCTGGCCGACGTGGTGCGCCGCCACGTGCAGTACCTCGAGCGGGTCGACGACGACTACCTGCGCGAGCGGGCCGCCGACGTGCGTGACCTGGGTCGGCGAGTGCTCGCCCACCTGCAGGAAGAGACACCGCAGGTGCCCGATACCTTCCCCGAGAGCACCATCCTGGTGGGCGATGAGATCAGCGTTGCCACGCTGGGCGAGGTGCCGCGGGAGCGGCTCGCCGGGCTGGTGTCGGTGCGCGGCTCGAGCACTTCCCACGTGGCGATCGTCGCGCGGGCCATGGGGGTGCCCACCGTGCTGGGCATGGTCGACCTGCCGCTGCCGCGCCTCTCCGGCGCCGAGGTGGTGCTCGACGGCCACCGCGGCCGGCTGTTCGTGCGGCCCTCGGACGAGCTCAAGACCCGCTACGAGAGCCTGATTGCCGAAGAGGCGGCGCTGGTCGAAGTGCTCGAGCACGAGCAGGACCTGCCCAGCGAGACCCCGGATGGCCACGTCATGCCGCTGATGGTCAATACCGGGCTGGCCATCGACACCACGGTGTCGCTCAGGAAGCGCATCAGCGGGGTGGGGCTGTACCGCACCGAAGTGCCGTTCATGATCGCCGAGCGCTTTCCCAGCGAGCAGGAACAGGCGCGCCTCTACCGCGACCAGCTGGAGAGCTTCGCGCCGTTGCCGGTGGTGATGCGCACCCTCGACATCGGCGGCGACAAGGACCTGCCCTACTTTCCCATCGACGAGGCCAATCCCTTCCTCGGCTGGCGCGGCATCCGTGTCACCCTCGATCACCCCGAAGTGCTGATGGTGCAGCTGCGCGCCATGCTGCGTGCCGCCCAAGGCCTCGACAACATGCAGATCCTGCTGCCCATGGTCACCAACGTCGACGAGGTCGACGATGCGCTGCGCCTGCTCGACCGCGCCATACGCGAACTGGCCGAGGAGGGCATCGTCTCGCCGCGGCCCAAGGTCGGCGTGATGCTGGAGGTGCCGGCGACGCTCTATCAGCTCGACGCCCTGGCCGAACGCGCCGACTTCTTCTCCGTGGGCAGCAACGACCTGACCCAGTACCTGCTGGCGGTGGACCGCAACAACCCTCGCGTGGCGAGCCTCTACGACGCCTGCCATCCGGCCGTGCTGAGCGCCATGGCGCGCCTGGCCGAGGAGTCGGCGCGGCTGAAGAAACCGATCTCGGTGTGCGGCGAGCTGGCCGGGGATCCGGCCGGGGCGCTGCTGCTGATGGGCATGGGCTTCGACTCGCTCTCCATGAACGCCCCCAGCCTGCCACGGGTCAGGGCGGCGATACGCCGGGTCTCCCTCGATGCCGCCAAGGTCCTGGTGAGCGAGATCCTGGCGTTGAACACGCCGGCGGCGGTGCGCAGCCACCTGTTCACCCGGCTGAGCGAGTGGCAGCTGGCCCACCTGCTGCCGCCGCGGGACTGA